One Colius striatus isolate bColStr4 chromosome 7, bColStr4.1.hap1, whole genome shotgun sequence DNA segment encodes these proteins:
- the ADAL gene encoding adenosine deaminase-like protein isoform X1 encodes MAAEREPELSFYRRLPKTELHAHLNGCISSATMKKLMLQKPYLQIQNGMTMIDKGKKRTLDECFQMFQIIYQITTRPEDILLITKDVIKEFADDGVKYLELRSTPREEKTTGMTKRMYVETVLEGIKQCKEEGLDIDVRLLIAINRRGGPAVAKQTVKLAEEFLLSTDGVVVGLDLSGDPTAGHGQDFLEPLSEAKKAGLKLALHLSEIPNQEEETKILLGLPPDRIGHGTFLNSATAGSEELVPLVRQNHIPIELCMTSNIKTQTVPSYDKHHFGYWYNMGHPSLLCTDDKGVFATDLSQEYELAAKTFNLSRSQMWDLSYESINYIFASSIVKSKLREQWCKLKPTLFD; translated from the exons gaaCTTCACGCTCATTTGAATGGCTGTATCAGTTCTGCCACTATGAAGAAACTTATGTTGCAGAAGCCGTACCTTCAGATTCAGAATGGAATGACCATGAttgacaaaggaaagaaaaggaccTTAGATGA ATGTTTTCAGATGTTTCAGATCATCTATCAGATTACCACTAGGCCTGAAGATATTCTACTG ATAACTAAAGATGTTATTAAGGAATTTGCTGATGATGGTGTCAAGTATCTGGAATTGAGAAGCACACCTAGAGAAGAAAAGACCACAG GTATGACCAAAAGGATGTATGTTGAAACTGTACTTGAAGGTATAAAGCAGTGTAAAGAAGAAGGCTTGGATATAGATGTAAG ATTGTTGATAGCCATAAATAGAAGAGGTGGCCCAGCAGTTGCTAAGCAGACTGTTAAACTGGCTGAAGAGTTCCTTCTTTCCACTGATGGGGTTGTAGTAGGACTTGACTTAAGTGGTGATCCCACT GCAGGACATGGTCAAGATTTTTTGGAACCACtctcagaagcaaaaaaagcagGTCTAAAGCTGGCATTGCATCTTTCAGAG ATTCCAAATCAAGAAGAGGAGACCAAAATTCTTCTGGGCCTGCCTCCTGACAGAATTGGTCATGGAACATTTCTCAACTCTGCAACAGCAGGTTCAGAAGAGTTAGTGCCACTTGTTCGACAGAACCATATACCTATTG aacTTTGCATGACATCAAACATCAAAACTCAGACTGTGCCTTCCTATGACAAACACCATTTTGGATACTGGTACAACATGGGCCACCCCTCACTTCTTTGT ACTGACGATAAAGGCGTCTTTGCAACAGATCTATCGCAAGAATACGAACTGGCCGCAAAAACATTTAACCTGAGCCGATCACAGATGTGGGATCTTTCCTATGAATCAATCAACTATATCTTTGCTTCAAGCATAGTGAAATCCAAGCTAAGGGAACAGTGGTGTAAACTGAAGCCAACTCTATTTGATTAA
- the ADAL gene encoding adenosine deaminase-like protein isoform X2, protein MFQIIYQITTRPEDILLITKDVIKEFADDGVKYLELRSTPREEKTTGMTKRMYVETVLEGIKQCKEEGLDIDVRLLIAINRRGGPAVAKQTVKLAEEFLLSTDGVVVGLDLSGDPTAGHGQDFLEPLSEAKKAGLKLALHLSEIPNQEEETKILLGLPPDRIGHGTFLNSATAGSEELVPLVRQNHIPIELCMTSNIKTQTVPSYDKHHFGYWYNMGHPSLLCTDDKGVFATDLSQEYELAAKTFNLSRSQMWDLSYESINYIFASSIVKSKLREQWCKLKPTLFD, encoded by the exons ATGTTTCAGATCATCTATCAGATTACCACTAGGCCTGAAGATATTCTACTG ATAACTAAAGATGTTATTAAGGAATTTGCTGATGATGGTGTCAAGTATCTGGAATTGAGAAGCACACCTAGAGAAGAAAAGACCACAG GTATGACCAAAAGGATGTATGTTGAAACTGTACTTGAAGGTATAAAGCAGTGTAAAGAAGAAGGCTTGGATATAGATGTAAG ATTGTTGATAGCCATAAATAGAAGAGGTGGCCCAGCAGTTGCTAAGCAGACTGTTAAACTGGCTGAAGAGTTCCTTCTTTCCACTGATGGGGTTGTAGTAGGACTTGACTTAAGTGGTGATCCCACT GCAGGACATGGTCAAGATTTTTTGGAACCACtctcagaagcaaaaaaagcagGTCTAAAGCTGGCATTGCATCTTTCAGAG ATTCCAAATCAAGAAGAGGAGACCAAAATTCTTCTGGGCCTGCCTCCTGACAGAATTGGTCATGGAACATTTCTCAACTCTGCAACAGCAGGTTCAGAAGAGTTAGTGCCACTTGTTCGACAGAACCATATACCTATTG aacTTTGCATGACATCAAACATCAAAACTCAGACTGTGCCTTCCTATGACAAACACCATTTTGGATACTGGTACAACATGGGCCACCCCTCACTTCTTTGT ACTGACGATAAAGGCGTCTTTGCAACAGATCTATCGCAAGAATACGAACTGGCCGCAAAAACATTTAACCTGAGCCGATCACAGATGTGGGATCTTTCCTATGAATCAATCAACTATATCTTTGCTTCAAGCATAGTGAAATCCAAGCTAAGGGAACAGTGGTGTAAACTGAAGCCAACTCTATTTGATTAA